Proteins from a single region of Diaphorobacter limosus:
- a CDS encoding DUF411 domain-containing protein, with amino-acid sequence MHNTTRRQWLTAIAAASACAALPAWATSNANAVEVWKDPSCGCCQDWIDHMQANGFKVTVHETGNAAVRAKLGLPQRLGSCHTALVGGYLLEGHVPAADVHKLLKEKPKALGLTVPGMPVGSPGMDGPEYKGRKDAYDVLLVTKNLMNKDVSTSVFTSYR; translated from the coding sequence ATGCACAACACCACCCGCCGCCAATGGCTCACGGCCATCGCCGCCGCCAGCGCCTGCGCCGCCCTGCCCGCCTGGGCCACCAGCAACGCCAACGCCGTCGAGGTCTGGAAAGACCCCAGCTGCGGCTGCTGCCAGGACTGGATCGATCACATGCAGGCCAACGGCTTCAAGGTCACCGTGCACGAAACCGGCAACGCCGCCGTGCGCGCCAAGCTGGGCCTGCCCCAGCGCCTGGGCTCATGCCACACGGCCCTGGTCGGCGGCTACCTGCTCGAAGGCCATGTGCCCGCCGCCGACGTGCACAAGCTGCTCAAGGAAAAGCCCAAGGCCCTGGGCCTGACGGTGCCCGGCATGCCCGTGGGCAGCCCCGGCATGGACGGCCCCGAGTACAAGGGCCGCAAGGACGCCTACGACGTGCTGCTGGTGACCAAGAACCTGATGAACAAGGATGTCTCCACCAGCGTGTTCACCAGCTACCGGTAA
- a CDS encoding YitT family protein, giving the protein MSATITTPAPAPHTRVEDLVAIVTGVAMVSVGVALVGSAGLLTGGITGLAFVLHYATGIGFGKLFFVLNLPFYWLALRKLGLGFTVKTFAGVALLAVLTEVQPLLMQVGSIQPLYAALVGGLCMGMGFLVLFRHHCSLGGIGILALYLQGRFGWRAGAVQMAADFCIVAAALVTVEPMRVLWSVIGAVALNQVLAINHRPGRYMAA; this is encoded by the coding sequence ATGTCCGCCACCATCACCACCCCGGCCCCCGCTCCCCACACCCGCGTTGAAGACCTGGTGGCCATCGTCACCGGCGTGGCCATGGTCTCGGTGGGCGTGGCGCTGGTGGGCAGCGCCGGCTTGCTCACCGGCGGCATCACCGGCCTGGCCTTTGTGCTGCACTACGCCACCGGCATAGGCTTTGGCAAGCTGTTCTTTGTACTCAACCTGCCCTTTTACTGGCTGGCGCTGCGCAAGCTGGGGCTGGGCTTCACGGTCAAGACCTTTGCCGGCGTGGCCCTGTTGGCCGTGCTGACCGAGGTGCAGCCGCTGCTGATGCAGGTCGGCAGCATCCAGCCGCTTTATGCCGCGCTGGTGGGCGGGCTGTGCATGGGCATGGGCTTTCTGGTGCTGTTTCGCCACCACTGCAGCCTGGGCGGCATAGGCATTCTGGCGCTGTATCTGCAGGGCCGCTTTGGCTGGCGCGCAGGCGCAGTGCAGATGGCGGCCGACTTCTGCATCGTCGCCGCCGCCCTGGTCACCGTGGAGCCCATGCGCGTGCTGTGGTCCGTCATCGGCGCCGTGGCGCTGAACCAGGTGCTGGCCATCAACCACCGGCCCGGGCGCTACATGGCGGCCTGA
- a CDS encoding DUF3703 domain-containing protein translates to MSQTRQRAAFDFLLQQFAASAGQSAAQRWRYLEAAHVLGQNRLALHLRAHWQMLRFAQELGDRQELTGQLGHLCMAPVGHMVRRMPYGNNGRAIVPALHPMVPSAALRSCISEAMQAVGGDVPQDPA, encoded by the coding sequence ATGAGCCAGACCCGCCAACGCGCCGCCTTCGACTTTCTGCTGCAGCAATTTGCCGCCAGCGCCGGCCAGAGCGCCGCCCAGCGCTGGCGCTACCTGGAGGCCGCCCATGTGCTGGGCCAGAACCGCCTGGCCCTGCACCTGCGCGCGCACTGGCAGATGCTGCGCTTTGCCCAGGAGCTGGGTGACCGGCAGGAGCTGACCGGGCAGCTGGGCCACCTGTGCATGGCCCCGGTGGGCCACATGGTGCGGCGCATGCCCTACGGCAACAACGGCCGCGCCATCGTGCCCGCGCTGCACCCCATGGTGCCCAGCGCCGCGCTGCGCAGCTGCATCAGTGAAGCCATGCAGGCCGTCGGAGGTGATGTACCGCAAGACCCGGCGTAA
- a CDS encoding P1 family peptidase, producing MHDPSDHGAITHVAGIEVGHHSDSRRPTGCTVVMARAGAVAGVDVRGAAPGTRETDLLAPGNLVDKVHAVLLAGGSAWGLDAATGAVRWLEEQGVGLDVGVGRLPLVPAAVLFDLHVGDMKIRPDAAAGYAACAAASRQAPEEGNVGAGSGAVVGKMFGMQHAMKGGLGTASVTVAGVTVGALIACNAVGDVVDPATGLPLAGARTADGQALRDTRRALLAGAPPHPLLAGSNTTIGVIATDARLSKVQAQRLAVAGHDGLARAINPVHTMSDGDTLFTLATGVREQHPGMLVLATMAAEAVARATVRAVLTARALHLNDGLRLPCHADMVSTGG from the coding sequence ATGCATGATCCATCCGACCACGGCGCCATCACCCATGTTGCCGGCATAGAGGTAGGCCACCACAGCGACAGTCGCCGCCCCACGGGCTGCACCGTGGTCATGGCGCGCGCAGGCGCCGTGGCCGGCGTGGATGTGCGCGGCGCCGCACCTGGCACGCGCGAGACCGATCTGCTGGCCCCCGGCAATCTGGTGGACAAGGTGCACGCCGTGCTGCTGGCCGGCGGCAGCGCCTGGGGGCTGGACGCCGCCACGGGCGCCGTGCGCTGGCTGGAGGAGCAAGGCGTGGGCCTGGACGTGGGCGTGGGCCGCCTGCCCCTGGTGCCGGCCGCCGTGCTGTTCGATCTGCATGTGGGCGACATGAAGATCCGCCCCGACGCGGCGGCCGGCTACGCCGCCTGCGCCGCCGCCTCACGCCAGGCGCCCGAAGAAGGCAACGTGGGCGCGGGCAGCGGCGCCGTGGTCGGCAAGATGTTCGGCATGCAGCACGCCATGAAGGGCGGGCTGGGCACGGCGTCGGTCACCGTGGCCGGCGTGACGGTGGGCGCGCTGATCGCCTGCAACGCCGTGGGCGACGTGGTCGATCCCGCCACCGGCCTGCCCCTGGCAGGCGCACGCACGGCCGACGGACAAGCGCTGCGCGACACCCGCCGCGCCCTGCTCGCCGGCGCACCACCCCACCCGCTGCTGGCCGGCAGCAACACCACCATAGGCGTGATCGCCACCGATGCGCGGCTGTCCAAGGTGCAGGCCCAGCGCCTGGCCGTGGCCGGGCATGACGGCCTGGCGCGCGCCATCAACCCCGTGCACACCATGAGCGACGGCGACACACTGTTCACCCTGGCCACCGGCGTGCGGGAGCAGCACCCCGGCATGCTGGTGCTGGCCACCATGGCCGCCGAGGCCGTGGCCCGCGCCACCGTGCGCGCCGTGCTGACCGCGCGCGCGCTGCATCTGAACGATGGCCTGCGGCTGCCCTGCCACGCGGACATGGTCAGCACCGGGGGCTGA
- a CDS encoding DEAD/DEAH box helicase, giving the protein MTFEELKLAPAILQAVHEQGYNNPTPIQAQAIPAVLAGHDLLAGAQTGTGKTAAFTLPMLHRLAGSAAATSKFGNRGVRALVLTPTRELAAQVEESVRTYGKHLALKSTVIFGGVGMNPQIERMKRGVDILVATPGRLLDLQQQGFMDLSTVEILVLDEADRMLDMGFIHDVKKVLALLPASKQSLLFSATFSDEIRDLAGNLLKNPQSIQVTPRNTTVQRISQIIHPVGRAKKKQVLLHIIQQHDWSQVLVFTRTKFGANNVADYLTKNGVTAMALHGNKSQSARTQALEGFKTGQIRALVATDIAARGIDIDDLPHVVNYEIPNVSEDYVHRIGRTGRAGREGQAVSLVCMDEEGFMMEIERFTKQEIPVQVIDGFGPDEDEKAEPIAMGRQTIWGGAGKPPSREVMQAAAKAARSEMMERIRTNKAGQGQGQPRGGRQGGAGKGAQGEGARAANGQGGQGRGGNAGRPAGPARGQQQQPRGADGGRRSGNNPGNRRHDDSQPRSENAHLGTQLRHVSLDPRHGGSGRTSQPDPMRTSVDSMADRGRRGGYRGGGGGGGRGPRGGGGFGR; this is encoded by the coding sequence ATGACATTCGAAGAACTGAAGCTGGCGCCGGCCATTTTGCAGGCCGTGCACGAACAGGGTTACAACAACCCCACCCCCATCCAGGCCCAGGCCATCCCCGCCGTCCTTGCCGGCCATGATTTGCTGGCCGGCGCGCAAACCGGCACCGGCAAGACGGCGGCCTTCACGCTGCCCATGCTGCATCGCCTGGCCGGCAGCGCGGCCGCCACGAGCAAGTTTGGCAACCGTGGCGTGCGCGCCCTGGTGCTCACCCCCACGCGCGAGTTGGCCGCACAGGTCGAGGAATCGGTGCGCACCTACGGCAAGCACCTGGCACTCAAGTCCACCGTGATCTTCGGCGGCGTGGGCATGAACCCACAAATCGAACGCATGAAGCGCGGCGTGGACATCCTGGTCGCCACGCCCGGGCGCCTGCTGGACCTGCAGCAACAGGGTTTCATGGACCTGTCCACGGTCGAAATCCTGGTGCTGGACGAAGCCGACCGCATGCTGGACATGGGCTTCATCCACGACGTGAAAAAAGTGCTGGCGCTGCTGCCCGCATCCAAGCAAAGCCTGCTGTTCTCGGCCACCTTCAGCGACGAGATCCGCGATCTGGCCGGCAACCTGCTGAAGAACCCGCAAAGCATCCAGGTCACGCCACGCAACACCACGGTGCAACGCATCAGCCAGATCATCCACCCGGTCGGCCGCGCCAAGAAGAAGCAGGTGCTGCTGCACATCATCCAGCAGCATGACTGGAGCCAGGTGCTGGTGTTCACGCGCACCAAGTTCGGCGCCAACAACGTGGCCGACTACCTGACGAAGAACGGCGTCACGGCCATGGCGCTGCACGGCAACAAGAGCCAGAGCGCCCGCACCCAGGCATTGGAAGGCTTTAAAACCGGCCAGATTCGGGCGCTTGTAGCTACAGATATTGCAGCACGCGGGATCGACATCGACGACCTGCCGCATGTCGTCAACTACGAGATCCCCAACGTCTCCGAGGACTACGTGCACCGCATCGGCCGCACCGGCCGCGCCGGCCGCGAGGGCCAGGCCGTGAGCCTGGTGTGCATGGACGAGGAAGGCTTCATGATGGAGATCGAGCGCTTCACCAAGCAGGAGATCCCGGTGCAGGTCATCGACGGCTTTGGCCCCGACGAGGACGAGAAGGCCGAACCCATCGCCATGGGCCGCCAGACCATCTGGGGCGGCGCCGGCAAGCCGCCCAGCCGCGAAGTCATGCAGGCGGCAGCCAAGGCCGCACGCTCCGAGATGATGGAGCGCATCCGCACCAACAAGGCGGGCCAGGGCCAGGGTCAGCCGCGCGGCGGCCGCCAGGGCGGTGCTGGCAAAGGTGCTCAGGGCGAAGGCGCGCGCGCGGCCAATGGCCAGGGCGGCCAGGGCCGTGGCGGCAATGCCGGCCGACCCGCAGGCCCGGCTCGCGGCCAGCAGCAACAGCCCCGCGGCGCTGACGGCGGGCGTCGCAGCGGCAACAACCCGGGCAACCGCCGCCATGACGACAGCCAGCCGCGCAGCGAGAACGCCCATCTGGGCACCCAGCTCAGGCATGTGAGCCTCGACCCCCGCCACGGCGGCAGCGGTCGCACCAGCCAGCCCGACCCGATGCGCACCAGCGTGGACAGCATGGCCGACCGTGGTCGCCGTGGCGGCTATCGCGGCGGCGGTGGCGGTGGCGGACGTGGCCCGCGCGGTGGCGGCGGTTTTGGCCGCTGA
- a CDS encoding cupredoxin family protein, with translation MKAIQFIAPFALLVSATASFSHEPTSHHGDHGHAAAAPQQQAWGIAGQAGKATRTITLRMTDDMRFTPSHFSVKQGETVRLRVENKGQVLHEVVLGTQASLDEHAAMMRQHPDMEHGEAHMAHVKPGRKDDLVWNFNRTGSFDFACLVAGHFEAGMRGSFTVTP, from the coding sequence ATGAAAGCTATTCAATTCATAGCTCCTTTCGCCCTACTGGTAAGCGCTACGGCTAGTTTTTCTCATGAACCCACCAGCCACCACGGCGACCACGGCCACGCGGCCGCCGCGCCGCAGCAGCAGGCCTGGGGCATTGCCGGCCAGGCCGGCAAGGCCACGCGCACCATCACCCTGCGCATGACGGACGACATGCGCTTCACACCGTCGCACTTCAGCGTCAAGCAAGGCGAGACCGTGCGCCTGCGCGTCGAGAACAAGGGCCAGGTGCTGCATGAGGTGGTGCTGGGCACGCAGGCCAGCCTGGACGAGCATGCGGCCATGATGCGCCAGCACCCGGACATGGAGCATGGCGAGGCCCACATGGCCCATGTCAAGCCCGGCCGCAAGGACGATCTGGTGTGGAACTTCAACCGCACCGGCAGCTTCGACTTTGCCTGCCTGGTCGCCGGCCATTTCGAGGCCGGCATGCGCGGCAGCTTCACCGTCACGCCCTAA
- the ettA gene encoding energy-dependent translational throttle protein EttA, protein MAQYVFSMNRVTKTVPPKRQILKDISLSFFPGAKIGVLGLNGSGKSSLLKIMAGIDKEFEGEAIPMQGLSIGYLPQEPQLNPEHTVREAVEEAMAEVNNAKARLEEVYAAYAEEDADFDALAAEQGKLEAIIAAAGTDSEHQLEIAADALRLPPWEAVIGQLSGGEKRRVALCQLLLSKPDMLLLDEPTNHLDAESVEWLEQFLHRFTGTVVAITHDRYFLDNAAEWILELDRGHGIPYKGNYSDWLLQKQNRLEAEQKGEEARAKALKKELEWVRQNAKGRQAKSKARIARFEELSDYEYQRRNETQEIFIPVAERLGSKVIEFNNVSKAFGDRLLIDNLSMNIPAGAIVGIIGPNGAGKSTLFKLIAGKEQPDSGGVEIGQTVKMAFVDQHRDALANEKTVWEDVSGGLDIINVGKFQMASRAYCGRFNFNGQDQQKKVGNLSGGERGRLHLAKTLIQGGNVLLLDEPSNDLDVETLRALEDALLEYAGTVLVISHDRWFLDRIATHILAAEGDSQWVFFDGNYQEYEADKKRRLGEEGAAPKRMRYKALK, encoded by the coding sequence ATGGCCCAGTACGTTTTCTCGATGAACCGTGTCACCAAGACCGTGCCCCCGAAGCGGCAGATCTTGAAAGACATTTCCCTGTCCTTTTTCCCCGGTGCCAAGATCGGCGTGCTGGGCCTGAACGGCTCGGGCAAGTCTTCGCTGCTCAAGATCATGGCCGGCATCGACAAGGAGTTCGAGGGCGAGGCCATCCCCATGCAGGGCCTGTCGATTGGCTACCTGCCGCAGGAGCCGCAGCTCAACCCCGAGCACACGGTGCGTGAGGCCGTGGAAGAGGCCATGGCCGAGGTGAACAACGCCAAGGCGCGCCTGGAGGAGGTCTACGCCGCCTACGCTGAAGAAGACGCCGACTTTGACGCCCTGGCGGCCGAGCAGGGCAAGCTGGAGGCCATCATCGCCGCAGCCGGCACCGACAGCGAGCACCAGCTGGAGATCGCCGCTGACGCGCTGCGCCTGCCGCCCTGGGAGGCAGTGATCGGCCAGCTCTCGGGTGGCGAGAAGCGCCGCGTGGCGCTGTGCCAGCTGCTGCTGTCCAAGCCCGACATGCTGCTGCTCGACGAGCCCACCAACCACCTGGACGCAGAGTCCGTCGAGTGGCTGGAGCAGTTTCTGCACCGCTTCACCGGCACCGTGGTGGCCATTACCCACGACCGTTATTTCCTGGATAACGCCGCCGAGTGGATTCTGGAACTCGACCGTGGCCACGGCATTCCGTACAAGGGCAACTATTCCGACTGGCTGCTGCAGAAGCAAAACCGCCTGGAGGCCGAACAAAAGGGCGAGGAAGCGCGCGCCAAGGCCCTGAAGAAGGAGCTGGAGTGGGTGCGTCAGAACGCCAAGGGGCGCCAGGCCAAGTCCAAGGCGCGTATCGCACGTTTCGAGGAGCTGTCTGACTACGAATACCAGCGCCGCAACGAGACGCAGGAGATCTTCATCCCCGTGGCGGAGCGCCTGGGCAGCAAGGTCATCGAGTTCAACAACGTCTCCAAGGCCTTTGGCGACCGCCTGCTGATCGACAACCTGTCGATGAACATTCCGGCTGGCGCCATCGTCGGCATCATCGGCCCGAACGGCGCTGGTAAATCGACGCTGTTCAAGCTCATCGCCGGCAAGGAGCAACCTGATTCGGGTGGGGTGGAGATCGGCCAGACCGTGAAGATGGCCTTCGTGGATCAGCACCGTGATGCGCTGGCGAATGAAAAGACGGTGTGGGAAGACGTCTCCGGTGGCCTGGACATCATCAATGTGGGCAAATTCCAGATGGCCAGCCGCGCCTACTGCGGGCGCTTCAACTTCAACGGGCAGGATCAGCAGAAGAAGGTCGGCAACCTCTCGGGTGGCGAGCGCGGCCGCCTGCACCTGGCCAAGACGCTGATCCAGGGCGGCAACGTGCTGCTGCTGGACGAGCCCTCCAACGACCTGGACGTGGAAACCCTGCGCGCGCTCGAAGACGCGCTGCTGGAATACGCCGGCACGGTGCTGGTGATCAGCCACGACCGCTGGTTCCTGGACCGTATCGCCACCCATATCCTGGCAGCCGAAGGGGACAGCCAGTGGGTGTTCTTTGACGGCAACTACCAGGAGTACGAGGCCGACAAGAAGCGCCGCCTGGGCGAAGAGGGCGCGGCCCCGAAGCGCATGCGCTACAAGGCGCTCAAATAA